In Brachyspira hampsonii, the following are encoded in one genomic region:
- the malX gene encoding maltose/glucose-specific PTS transporter subunit IIBC, with the protein MNKKINFWEFFQGLGKTFMLPVSLLAACGIMLGVGSSFSSSVTAEILPFLKISIIKVFFEFMATIGSFAFSNLPAMFAIAIPLGLARDDKGVAAFSGYVGFVVSCLSVNFLLKATGTLASAEDMKNAGQAMVMGIQSIDIGVLGGILIGIIVAKIHNQFHEIKLPDALAFFGGARFVPIATLVIVGLISLLIPFIWPTFNKLIIGIGNLIGKAGIFGPFLFGTGEGLLRPFGLHHILVAMIRFTSAGGDAIVNGETVSGALTIFYKEFANGILDPNVTRFLSQGKMPSYLFGLPAVALAIYHTARPENRNKIKGLLTSGVIACVIGGITEPLEFIFLFISPILYIFHCIMVGLGFMTMGILKVAIGNTDGNLIDFIVFGILQGTRTNWYLVPVVGVVWFAIYYFVFKFAILKFDLKTPGREIINDGDSVKLGGYDEEKMLKAIGGKENIVSLDNCITRLRLVVKDMALINEEEIKATGAIAVVKLDNTNLQIIIGPQVHVVKNKLDKLIKS; encoded by the coding sequence ATGAATAAAAAAATAAATTTTTGGGAGTTTTTTCAAGGTTTAGGAAAAACATTTATGCTTCCTGTTTCTTTGCTTGCTGCTTGCGGTATTATGCTTGGAGTAGGAAGTTCTTTTTCTAGCTCTGTAACAGCAGAAATTTTACCATTTTTGAAAATATCTATCATAAAAGTATTTTTTGAGTTTATGGCAACAATAGGTTCTTTTGCTTTTTCTAATTTACCAGCTATGTTCGCTATAGCTATACCATTAGGTCTTGCAAGAGACGATAAAGGTGTTGCTGCTTTTTCAGGCTATGTAGGTTTTGTTGTATCATGTTTATCTGTTAATTTTTTATTAAAGGCAACAGGTACTTTAGCTTCAGCAGAAGATATGAAAAATGCTGGTCAGGCTATGGTTATGGGTATACAAAGTATTGATATTGGTGTTTTAGGCGGTATTTTAATAGGTATTATAGTTGCTAAAATACATAATCAATTTCATGAAATTAAACTTCCTGATGCTTTAGCTTTTTTCGGCGGAGCTAGATTTGTTCCTATTGCTACTTTAGTTATAGTTGGGTTAATAAGTTTACTAATACCTTTTATATGGCCTACTTTCAATAAGTTAATTATAGGGATAGGTAATTTGATAGGAAAAGCAGGTATTTTCGGACCATTTTTATTTGGAACAGGAGAGGGATTACTAAGACCTTTCGGACTTCATCACATACTTGTAGCTATGATAAGGTTTACTTCTGCTGGCGGAGATGCTATAGTTAATGGTGAAACTGTATCAGGTGCTTTAACAATATTTTATAAAGAGTTTGCAAATGGTATTTTGGATCCTAATGTTACTAGATTTTTATCTCAGGGAAAAATGCCTTCATATTTATTTGGTCTTCCAGCTGTAGCTCTTGCCATATATCATACTGCAAGACCAGAAAATAGAAATAAAATAAAAGGATTATTAACTTCAGGAGTAATAGCTTGTGTTATAGGAGGTATTACAGAACCTTTAGAGTTTATATTTTTGTTTATATCACCTATACTTTATATATTCCATTGTATTATGGTCGGACTTGGTTTTATGACTATGGGTATATTAAAAGTTGCTATAGGAAATACTGATGGTAATTTAATTGATTTTATAGTATTTGGTATTTTACAAGGCACTAGAACTAATTGGTATTTGGTTCCTGTTGTTGGAGTTGTTTGGTTTGCCATATATTACTTTGTATTTAAATTTGCTATATTAAAATTTGATTTGAAAACACCTGGAAGAGAAATTATTAACGATGGTGATAGCGTAAAACTTGGAGGATATGATGAAGAAAAAATGCTTAAAGCTATTGGAGGAAAAGAAAATATAGTATCATTAGATAACTGTATAACTAGACTTAGATTGGTTGTCAAAGATATGGCTTTAATAAATGAAGAAGAAATAAAAGCTACAGGTGCTATAGCGGTTGTTAAACTAGATAATACTAATCTTCAAATAATTATAGGACCTCAAGTACATGTTGTAAAAAATAAATTAGATAAACTTATAAAAAGTTAA
- a CDS encoding HTH domain-containing protein — protein MSFTKVYLDILKEINNNPISINTLVEKYTITSRAIRYYIDNINNHLKKYRMPEIYIKSGKIYFNLDYDALISFIEKIPINEYLLSQDERKKYILFNFLFKENITISKLEKNIGVSRTTIKNDINDLKEYINNFELYFYLENNKIRLGGNEKKLRHLKFLNMIKYINLESNKINYINSVYPNEKMELLILKEYVNQADINIIYKIIIEVEKKLKSKFSDKFKNIMSIYLIATLERINNNHIIKKKNNAAFLIKLPEYKKIKIVLNNFLFQHNNKNYKYEMLHLTEYFLSEYYNEHFYENKIISEKFILKILEDMNIEIEDELVEEISKYLLPAIYRIKNNFCIDKNLDFCNIDANVFNMVKNSVENNMSYLYEPLREEEIYYIAKIIENYTCKYDKISLKELIKTIYKNNNDKKLLIEKIKRKFSKFIYDDIVDSSDYNILNFLKKQNIYIIKDNIYIDNILNSFFNYKYINKKNITILNNTVKEFGQYFFIKEKIFLFSNMYSSINNIDDKPCIHLIVSKKSVIVNDKEANILFFIIVNNKTEHLQIVSQIMKLSEDNNFMKEIINQETPEKIILSIRKYYSHTKKFKKK, from the coding sequence ATGAGTTTTACTAAAGTTTATTTAGATATACTGAAAGAAATTAATAATAATCCAATATCTATAAATACATTAGTAGAAAAATATACAATTACTTCTAGAGCAATAAGGTATTATATTGATAATATAAATAATCATTTAAAAAAATACCGTATGCCAGAAATATATATAAAAAGCGGAAAGATATATTTTAATTTAGATTATGATGCTTTAATTTCTTTTATTGAAAAAATACCGATAAATGAGTATTTGTTATCGCAAGATGAAAGAAAAAAATATATTTTATTTAATTTTCTTTTTAAAGAAAATATCACTATATCAAAGTTGGAAAAAAATATTGGTGTTAGCAGAACCACTATAAAGAATGATATCAATGATTTAAAAGAATATATTAATAACTTTGAACTTTATTTTTATTTAGAAAATAATAAAATAAGATTAGGAGGTAATGAAAAGAAATTAAGGCATTTAAAATTTTTAAACATGATTAAATATATTAATCTGGAATCAAATAAAATAAATTATATAAATTCCGTATACCCGAATGAAAAAATGGAATTATTAATATTAAAAGAATATGTTAATCAAGCTGATATAAATATTATATACAAAATCATAATTGAAGTAGAAAAAAAGTTAAAATCAAAATTTTCTGATAAATTTAAAAATATAATGTCTATATATTTAATAGCAACTTTAGAGAGAATAAATAATAATCACATAATAAAGAAAAAAAATAATGCAGCTTTTCTAATTAAACTTCCAGAATATAAAAAAATAAAAATAGTTCTTAATAATTTTTTGTTTCAACATAATAATAAAAATTACAAATATGAAATGCTTCATTTAACAGAATATTTTTTAAGTGAATATTATAATGAACATTTTTATGAAAATAAAATAATTTCAGAAAAGTTTATATTAAAAATTTTGGAGGATATGAATATAGAAATAGAAGATGAGTTAGTAGAAGAGATTAGTAAATATCTTTTACCGGCTATATATAGAATTAAAAATAATTTTTGCATAGATAAAAATTTGGATTTTTGTAATATAGATGCAAATGTATTTAATATGGTTAAAAATAGTGTAGAGAACAATATGTCATATCTCTATGAACCTTTAAGAGAAGAAGAAATTTATTATATAGCAAAGATTATAGAAAATTATACATGCAAATATGATAAAATTTCATTAAAAGAACTTATAAAAACTATATATAAAAATAATAATGATAAAAAACTTTTAATAGAAAAAATTAAAAGAAAATTTTCAAAATTTATTTATGATGACATAGTAGACAGTTCTGATTACAATATTTTAAATTTTTTAAAAAAGCAAAATATATATATTATTAAAGATAATATATATATAGATAATATTTTAAATAGCTTTTTTAATTATAAATATATCAATAAGAAAAATATTACTATTTTAAATAATACAGTAAAAGAATTCGGGCAGTATTTTTTTATAAAAGAAAAAATATTTCTTTTCAGTAACATGTATAGCAGTATAAATAATATTGATGATAAGCCTTGTATACATTTAATAGTTTCAAAAAAATCAGTTATTGTTAATGATAAAGAAGCTAATATTTTATTTTTTATAATAGTTAATAATAAAACTGAACATTTACAGATAGTATCACAGATAATGAAACTTTCAGAAGATAATAATTTTATGAAAGAAATCATAAATCAGGAAACACCTGAGAAAATTATTCTATCAATAAGAAAATATTACAGCCATACAAAAAAATTCAAAAAAAAGTGA
- the pepF gene encoding oligoendopeptidase F codes for MSNENKLNTLIERKDVKIEDTWDLTLLYKNDDEFEKDFKLMEDFSKEAVKFKGNLSKSAAELKNILDSIMNASIILDKLGSYAFLKQTEDLTNNDSNVKVARFAKLSSEISSNLSYFDPELMSIDDEKMNSFLKDEVLKDYLIYLRNILKYKPHTLSEKEERILALQGELASTASNVFDTLNDADLNFGELEHNGEKTPLTHATFSSFQESQDREIRKNSYNQFYKEYDKHKNTLAELYASQIKQDIFDAKIRNYNSVREMELFADDIPVSVYDSLIESVHNALPAVHSYYKYCADKLGITDFRQYDKYAPIVKDVKIHHTFDEAIEVLNKALSPLGEEYVSTLTKGLNSRWVDKYENKGKSSGAFSAGCYTSEPYILMNFREESIESVFTLAHEAGHSMHSYYSRKNNPFQHHDYSIFEAEVASTFNEKLLFNYFMQNESKKEVKAFLLNKDINGFVATVFRQTMFAEFEHIIHKEAEEGNPTTLELIRTVYKDLLKKYFGDNAVLEETSDLEALRIPHFYRSFYVYKYATGMSAAVALSNGVLEGNAKNDYTNRDNYLKFLKSGGSRTPIENLKVAGVDMTKPKVVESALKLFAKEVEELKELN; via the coding sequence ATGAGTAATGAAAATAAATTAAACACTCTAATAGAAAGAAAAGATGTAAAAATAGAAGATACTTGGGATTTGACTTTATTATATAAAAATGATGATGAGTTTGAAAAAGACTTTAAACTAATGGAAGATTTTTCAAAAGAAGCTGTAAAGTTCAAAGGAAATCTTTCAAAATCAGCCGCTGAATTAAAAAATATATTAGACTCTATAATGAATGCTTCTATTATATTAGATAAATTAGGGTCCTATGCTTTCTTAAAACAAACAGAAGATTTAACCAATAATGATTCTAATGTGAAAGTGGCTAGATTTGCAAAACTCTCTTCAGAGATTTCCTCCAATTTAAGTTATTTTGATCCTGAATTAATGAGCATAGATGATGAAAAGATGAATAGCTTTTTGAAAGATGAAGTATTAAAAGATTATTTAATATACTTAAGAAATATATTAAAATACAAGCCTCATACATTATCAGAAAAAGAAGAGAGAATACTAGCATTGCAGGGTGAATTAGCTTCAACAGCTTCAAATGTTTTTGATACTTTAAATGATGCTGATTTGAATTTCGGTGAATTAGAACATAACGGAGAAAAAACACCATTAACACATGCAACATTCTCTAGTTTCCAAGAAAGCCAAGACAGAGAAATAAGAAAAAATAGTTATAATCAATTTTATAAAGAATATGATAAACATAAAAATACTTTAGCAGAACTTTATGCAAGCCAAATCAAACAGGATATATTTGATGCCAAAATAAGAAACTATAACAGTGTTCGTGAAATGGAATTATTTGCTGATGATATACCTGTAAGCGTTTATGATAGTTTGATTGAAAGTGTGCATAATGCTTTGCCTGCAGTTCATAGCTATTACAAATACTGTGCAGATAAATTAGGTATTACTGATTTCAGACAGTATGATAAATATGCCCCTATTGTTAAAGATGTTAAAATACATCATACATTTGATGAGGCTATAGAAGTTTTAAATAAAGCATTATCTCCTTTAGGCGAAGAATATGTATCAACTCTTACAAAAGGTCTTAATTCAAGATGGGTGGATAAATACGAAAATAAAGGTAAATCAAGCGGTGCATTCTCAGCAGGATGCTATACATCAGAACCTTATATATTAATGAATTTCAGAGAGGAAAGTATTGAGTCGGTATTTACATTGGCTCATGAAGCTGGACATAGTATGCATAGCTATTACAGCAGAAAAAATAATCCTTTTCAGCATCATGATTACAGTATATTTGAAGCAGAAGTTGCCTCTACTTTTAATGAAAAACTTTTATTCAATTATTTTATGCAAAATGAAAGTAAGAAAGAAGTTAAGGCATTTTTACTAAATAAAGACATAAATGGATTTGTTGCTACGGTATTCAGACAGACTATGTTTGCAGAGTTTGAGCATATTATTCATAAAGAAGCTGAAGAAGGAAATCCTACAACATTAGAACTTATAAGAACAGTTTATAAAGATTTGCTTAAAAAATATTTTGGGGATAATGCTGTACTTGAAGAGACAAGTGATTTAGAGGCTTTGAGAATACCTCATTTCTACAGATCATTCTATGTTTATAAATATGCTACGGGTATGTCAGCTGCTGTTGCTTTATCCAATGGAGTGCTTGAAGGAAATGCTAAAAATGATTATACAAACAGAGATAATTATTTGAAATTCTTAAAAAGCGGAGGAAGCAGAACTCCTATAGAGAATCTAAAAGTTGCAGGAGTTGATATGACTAAACCTAAAGTAGTAGAAAGTGCTTTGAAATTATTTGCAAAAGAGGTTGAAGAATTAAAAGAATTAAATTGA
- a CDS encoding bifunctional metallophosphatase/5'-nucleotidase yields MRRSYIIMSIFLSTLLASVSCNTNKDRVYPEGEVNFTIVETTDIHGMIFPYNFITDEEETTSMAHVSSYLKQLQNEGRTILLLENGDSLQGQPTVYYYNFVATNEPHIWSEVLNYMNYDVIGVGNHDVEAGHSVYDKFVKELKAPLVAANLVDEKSKEPYFKPYTIVEKNAIKIAVLGLTEPAIDRQLPKVLYEGLASEDMVESAKKWIKIIKDKENPDMIIGLFHAGANHTDDKETYKNENASQLVAEQVDGFDIILVGHDHQGWSGLGYDETSKQKTKEVKSPSGKIVPIYGGVNSARYIASIDVSMIYNKDNKTWDIKFNGDLLDPSQFEADKEFLEKFADARANIEEWVSRDIGNLNTKLVSDEAIFGDSYFLSLIHQLQFTIAEKELGEKADISFAAPLSKDAVLNNGIIKVKDMFSLYPYENFFYVMKLTGKQIKDIMEYSYGRWFNTMNDINDHLIAFKKDSNGQLIFNNRYNSYDTITPSYNYESAAGLNYTVDVTRANGDKVIIESFSDGRPFELDKEYKVAINSYRGSGGGGHLTQGAAIDLKTLQNMDLVLKSTDKDLRYYIINWFEEQNGAITVEKLNNWKVIPEDYVQAGKKKDYKLLYPDD; encoded by the coding sequence ATGAGAAGGAGCTATATAATAATGAGTATTTTTTTATCAACATTACTCGCATCTGTATCATGTAATACTAATAAAGATAGAGTTTATCCTGAAGGTGAAGTTAATTTTACTATAGTTGAAACAACAGATATTCATGGGATGATTTTTCCATATAATTTTATTACCGATGAGGAAGAAACTACTTCTATGGCTCATGTATCTTCATATTTGAAACAGTTACAAAATGAAGGCAGAACTATTTTATTATTAGAAAATGGAGATTCTTTACAGGGGCAGCCTACAGTTTATTATTATAATTTTGTAGCTACTAATGAACCGCATATATGGTCTGAGGTTTTAAACTATATGAATTATGATGTTATCGGAGTTGGAAATCATGATGTTGAGGCTGGGCATAGTGTTTATGATAAATTTGTAAAGGAATTAAAAGCTCCTTTGGTAGCGGCTAATTTAGTAGATGAAAAGAGTAAAGAGCCTTATTTTAAACCTTATACTATAGTGGAAAAAAACGCAATAAAAATTGCGGTTCTTGGACTTACAGAGCCGGCAATAGATAGACAATTACCAAAAGTTTTATACGAAGGATTAGCCTCTGAGGATATGGTAGAATCTGCTAAAAAGTGGATTAAAATTATCAAAGATAAAGAAAATCCGGATATGATTATAGGACTTTTTCATGCAGGAGCCAATCATACAGATGATAAAGAGACTTACAAAAATGAAAATGCTAGTCAATTAGTAGCTGAGCAGGTTGATGGTTTTGATATTATACTTGTAGGACATGATCATCAAGGCTGGTCTGGATTAGGTTATGATGAAACTTCAAAGCAAAAAACTAAAGAGGTTAAAAGTCCTAGCGGAAAAATAGTTCCGATATACGGCGGTGTTAATTCGGCTAGATATATAGCTTCTATTGATGTTTCTATGATTTATAATAAAGATAATAAAACTTGGGATATAAAGTTTAATGGTGATTTATTAGATCCTTCTCAGTTTGAAGCAGATAAGGAATTTTTGGAAAAGTTTGCTGATGCAAGAGCCAATATAGAAGAATGGGTAAGCAGAGATATAGGTAATTTAAATACTAAATTAGTTTCAGATGAGGCTATATTTGGAGATAGCTATTTCTTGAGCCTAATACATCAATTACAGTTTACAATAGCTGAAAAAGAACTTGGAGAAAAGGCAGATATATCTTTTGCGGCTCCTTTAAGTAAAGATGCCGTTTTGAATAATGGTATAATAAAAGTAAAAGATATGTTTAGTTTGTATCCTTATGAAAATTTCTTTTATGTTATGAAATTGACAGGAAAACAGATTAAAGATATTATGGAATATTCTTATGGAAGATGGTTTAATACTATGAATGATATTAACGATCATTTAATAGCTTTCAAGAAAGATTCTAATGGACAATTAATATTTAATAACAGATATAATTCTTATGATACAATAACACCTTCATATAACTATGAGAGTGCGGCAGGATTAAATTATACTGTTGATGTAACTAGAGCTAATGGTGATAAAGTTATTATAGAGTCTTTTTCTGATGGAAGACCTTTTGAATTAGATAAAGAATATAAAGTTGCTATTAATTCTTATAGAGGAAGCGGCGGCGGCGGACATCTTACTCAAGGTGCAGCAATAGATTTAAAAACATTACAGAATATGGATTTGGTATTAAAATCTACAGATAAAGATTTAAGGTACTACATAATAAATTGGTTTGAAGAACAAAATGGAGCTATCACAGTTGAAAAACTTAATAATTGGAAAGTAATTCCTGAAGATTATGTTCAGGCTGGAAAGAAAAAAGATTATAAACTTTTATACCCAGATGATTAA
- the nadD gene encoding nicotinate (nicotinamide) nucleotide adenylyltransferase codes for MRIAILGGTFDPPHLGHLILADTVITNCNYNKVIFIPAKIPPHKNISGEASNEDRLNMLKLSILNDERFLLDEYELRNEGVSYTINTLNYLYKNYDIEGKIGLIIGADLVKDFDKWREPERIADISDIIVVNREDDENLYKENIDKYKIKIIMAPRIDISSSLIRNRIKEKKGFRYFVTEKVYDYIVSKKLYS; via the coding sequence ATGAGAATAGCTATTCTAGGCGGTACTTTTGATCCTCCTCACTTAGGGCATTTAATATTGGCTGATACTGTTATAACTAACTGCAATTATAATAAAGTCATTTTTATACCGGCAAAAATTCCTCCGCATAAAAATATAAGCGGCGAGGCATCAAATGAAGACAGACTCAATATGCTTAAACTTTCAATACTAAATGATGAAAGATTTTTATTAGATGAATATGAACTTCGTAATGAAGGAGTTTCATATACTATAAATACATTGAATTATCTATATAAAAATTATGATATCGAAGGAAAAATCGGACTTATAATAGGTGCTGATTTGGTAAAAGATTTTGATAAATGGAGAGAACCTGAAAGAATTGCTGATATATCAGATATAATTGTTGTGAATAGGGAAGACGATGAAAATCTATATAAAGAAAATATTGATAAATATAAGATTAAAATTATAATGGCTCCTCGTATAGATATATCATCAAGTCTTATTAGAAATAGAATAAAAGAAAAAAAAGGATTCAGATATTTTGTAACAGAAAAAGTTTATGATTATATAGTATCAAAGAAACTATATTCATAA
- a CDS encoding ABC transporter substrate-binding protein, translating to MKNIKLIFIILFIFISSLYTQEMYLLSGPTGIGGLKMLKDYKGVNIHFVNAPNNMLSLIVKGEADIAAIPANMAAIIFNRQLDYKVIAVISETQLFIVSANEKIQTINDIKNKTVYCGTKLAAPDLMLQYLISKENLPKVNINYSLSNPDLAKAVASKNADIAILPEPFVSSAMLENKDVHIVVEMSKYIENYPVAVLIAKNTFINHNMPLVNEVLKEYKKSTDYIINNKNEIETLIKDSSMIINAEAAVYGMNRMGLTFYSGEKMKFALNSYYNFLYNFDKKLIGNRIPSNEFYYIEK from the coding sequence ATGAAAAATATAAAATTAATATTCATAATACTTTTTATTTTTATAAGCAGTCTTTATACTCAGGAAATGTATCTTCTTAGCGGTCCTACAGGAATAGGCGGTCTAAAAATGCTTAAAGATTATAAGGGAGTAAATATTCACTTTGTAAATGCTCCTAATAATATGCTTTCATTAATAGTTAAAGGGGAGGCTGATATAGCGGCAATTCCTGCTAATATGGCAGCTATAATTTTTAACAGACAATTAGATTATAAAGTTATTGCTGTAATATCAGAAACTCAGCTTTTTATAGTATCAGCGAATGAAAAAATACAGACTATAAATGATATAAAAAATAAAACTGTATACTGCGGTACTAAATTGGCAGCACCAGATTTGATGCTTCAGTATTTAATATCAAAAGAAAATTTGCCTAAAGTTAATATTAATTATTCTTTAAGTAATCCTGATTTAGCAAAAGCAGTTGCCTCAAAAAATGCAGATATTGCAATATTGCCTGAACCTTTTGTGTCTTCTGCTATGCTTGAAAATAAAGATGTGCATATAGTTGTTGAGATGTCTAAATATATTGAGAATTATCCTGTGGCAGTTCTTATAGCGAAAAATACTTTTATTAATCATAATATGCCATTAGTTAATGAAGTGCTTAAAGAATATAAAAAATCTACTGATTATATAATAAATAATAAAAATGAAATAGAAACTCTGATAAAAGATTCATCTATGATAATTAATGCTGAAGCTGCTGTTTATGGTATGAATAGAATGGGACTTACTTTTTACAGCGGTGAAAAAATGAAATTTGCTTTGAATAGTTATTATAATTTTTTATACAATTTTGATAAGAAATTAATAGGGAATAGAATACCTTCAAATGAATTCTATTATATAGAAAAATAA
- a CDS encoding PTS sugar transporter subunit IIB, translating to MLKVLVVCANGTGTSLMMKEKAQMALIKLGVDNLSIDHCDMNHCKTGDYDLIFCPNNFIDDFKHTEQNGTKVIGIKNILSEEEFKQKLEASGYLDELKHK from the coding sequence ATGTTAAAAGTATTGGTAGTTTGTGCAAATGGAACAGGCACTAGTTTAATGATGAAAGAAAAAGCCCAAATGGCTTTGATAAAATTAGGAGTAGATAATTTATCAATTGATCATTGCGATATGAATCATTGTAAAACAGGCGATTATGATTTAATTTTCTGCCCTAATAATTTTATTGATGATTTCAAACATACAGAACAAAATGGCACTAAAGTAATAGGAATAAAAAATATATTATCTGAAGAAGAGTTTAAACAAAAACTTGAAGCTTCAGGATATTTAGATGAATTAAAACATAAATAA
- a CDS encoding NAD(P)-binding domain-containing protein: MDNKYDLIIVGGGPGGIAASVEASILEIKKVLLIEKGDNHSTTIRKFYKDDKRVDKDYKGEALDLKGNIKFETATKGDVLDLFSECLFGNYIEAMFNTEVESIHKNGEYLEVNTSDNKKYTAKYVVASIGKMGRPNKPDYPIPASLNAVVNFNIYKCKENEKVLVVGGGNSAVEYAYLLGKDNNVTINYRKAEFTRPNEKNLETIKEDIESGKVKAKLGIDITSIEDKEGKVLVHYTDGTEDTYDRVIYALGGVAPVDFLKRCNIELDEFGVPKVNENHESSIKNLFIAGDILYKSGGSIAKALNAGFDIVKYIHELIKNS, translated from the coding sequence ATGGATAATAAATATGACTTAATTATAGTAGGAGGCGGTCCGGGAGGAATTGCTGCTTCTGTTGAGGCTTCTATATTAGAAATAAAAAAAGTTCTTTTAATAGAAAAAGGCGATAATCACTCCACAACTATCAGAAAATTTTATAAAGATGATAAGAGAGTTGATAAAGATTATAAGGGTGAGGCTTTAGATTTAAAGGGAAACATAAAATTTGAAACTGCAACAAAAGGCGATGTATTAGACTTATTCAGCGAATGTTTATTCGGAAACTATATAGAGGCTATGTTTAATACTGAAGTTGAATCTATTCATAAAAATGGAGAATATTTAGAAGTAAACACTTCTGATAATAAAAAATATACAGCAAAATATGTTGTAGCTTCTATTGGTAAAATGGGCAGACCGAATAAACCTGATTATCCTATACCGGCTAGTCTTAATGCTGTAGTAAATTTTAATATTTATAAATGCAAAGAAAATGAAAAAGTTTTGGTTGTAGGAGGAGGAAATTCAGCTGTTGAATACGCTTATTTGTTAGGAAAAGACAATAATGTTACAATTAATTATAGAAAAGCTGAATTCACAAGACCAAATGAAAAGAATTTGGAAACTATTAAAGAAGATATAGAAAGCGGAAAGGTAAAAGCAAAACTTGGAATTGATATAACTTCAATAGAAGATAAAGAAGGAAAAGTATTAGTACATTATACTGATGGTACAGAAGATACTTATGACAGAGTAATATATGCATTAGGAGGTGTTGCTCCTGTAGACTTCTTAAAAAGATGCAATATAGAATTAGATGAGTTTGGAGTACCTAAAGTTAATGAAAATCATGAAAGCTCAATTAAAAATTTATTTATAGCAGGGGATATACTATACAAATCAGGCGGATCTATTGCTAAAGCATTAAATGCAGGATTTGATATAGTTAAATATATACATGAATTAATAAAGAATTCTTAA